CGGTGATGAGCAATCATTTTCATGTGGTTTTACGGAATGATGTGGATCGGGAAAAGGGCTGGACGGATGAGGAAGTTGTGAGGCGGTGGCTAAATGTGTTTCCGAAGCGACATTTGACGCCGGATGGGGTGGTTTATGAGACGCGTCCGGAAGATATTGCGCAAGTTTTGGCGGAAGATGGGCGTGTTGCGGTTTTGCGGGAGCGTTTGAGTGATATTAGCTGGTTTATGCGGTCGATTAACGAATTTATTGCGCGAAAAGCGAACAAAGAAGACGAGTGTAAGGGGCATTTCTGGGAGGGGCGGTTTAAGTGTCAGCGTTTGTTGGATGAATCGGCGATTTTGACATGTATGGCGTATGTAGATTTGAATCCGGTACGGGCAAAAATGGCGGAATCGCTCGAAGATTCGGAGTTTACGAGTGTTTATGAGCGTTTGAAGGCCGAAAAGGCGAAAATGCAAATGTTTTTGGCTGGTGACGCTAGGAATTTGCATGAAGATGGGCGGGAAAAAGGGATTTTAGCCACGAAAAGTCACAAAATGCACGAAAAGGGGAGAATACTAACCACGGAGATCACGGAGGAAGAATCAAAACGGGCGGATTGGCTGGTTCCGGTCGATGAAACGTTGTTTTTTGAGTATAAATTGACGGTGGATGAGTATTTGGAGTTGGTTGATTTGACGGGGAGGCGGTTAGCAGCTGGCAAAAAGGGGAAAATTGACGAAAAGCTGCTGCCGATCCTTGATGCCATGCAGATTGACGCGGAAAACTGGCTGAATACGGTCGAAAAGTATGGTCGTTTGTTCTATCGAGTATCGGGTAGGCTTGAAAACATCGCAGACAGCGCCAAAAAGGCGGGACGAAAGTGGCTGTGCGGCCTTTCAGCCAGTTTGGGCGCATTTAAACCGCTCGAATCGACGGCGTAGGGCTGTTTTCAGGGAGAATGGGGATTTTTTGAGTCATTTTTTAATTTTGCGGGTGGGGTGTGTCAAAAAATGGCCGAAAACCGATTAAAACGCTTAATTATTGGGACTAA
This genomic stretch from Spartobacteria bacterium harbors:
- a CDS encoding transposase — protein: MTLARREIIDYGETGTYHCISRCVRRAFLCGVDAWTGKSYEYRRDWVRDRLKAMSEAFAVDILAFSVMSNHFHVVLRNDVDREKGWTDEEVVRRWLNVFPKRHLTPDGVVYETRPEDIAQVLAEDGRVAVLRERLSDISWFMRSINEFIARKANKEDECKGHFWEGRFKCQRLLDESAILTCMAYVDLNPVRAKMAESLEDSEFTSVYERLKAEKAKMQMFLAGDARNLHEDGREKGILATKSHKMHEKGRILTTEITEEESKRADWLVPVDETLFFEYKLTVDEYLELVDLTGRRLAAGKKGKIDEKLLPILDAMQIDAENWLNTVEKYGRLFYRVSGRLENIADSAKKAGRKWLCGLSASLGAFKPLESTA